A genomic segment from Nicotiana tabacum cultivar K326 chromosome 7, ASM71507v2, whole genome shotgun sequence encodes:
- the LOC107814965 gene encoding pentatricopeptide repeat-containing protein At3g62890-like — translation MLKILLQPLYQNSFPPSSYAPIFQYLIGKNFLKLGQQVHAHLAVRGIYPNGLVAAKMVAMYASSGEIDSASHIFDNATEPSSLLYNAMIRALTLYGITDRTIQLYFQMHSLGLRGDNFTYPFVFKSCADLCDIWLGKCVHGSILRCGLVFDIYVGTSLIDMYVKCGDLIEARKQFDEMPVRDVSSWNALIAGYMKDGLFKYAEELFEKMPTRNIVSWTAMISGYAQNGLADKSLRLFDKMLDRDSEVRPNWVTIMSVLPACAHSAELERGRKIHSFARETGLEKNPSVQTALIAMYAKCGSLVDARLCFDQMNPKEKKLVAWNTMVTAYASHGCGQEAVSTFEDMIRAGVQPDGITFTGLLSGCSHSGLVDVGLRYFDCMSSVYFVEPGHDHYACVVDLLGRAGRLVDAYNLISQMPMAAGPSIWGSLLAAGRSHRNLEIAELAAKKLFILEPDNSGNYVVLSNMYAEAGMWEEVNYLRIQLKSQRIMKNPGCSWIEFEGKAHLFLGGDTSHPQAEQIYMFLEALPAKIRAAGYIPDTTFALHDVSEEEKEQNLSSHSERLAIAFGILNTSPDTVLRVTKNLRICGDCHTVIKLISKIYEREIIVRDVNRFHHFKDGSCSCRDYW, via the coding sequence ATGTTGAAAATCCTCTTGCAACCATTGTACCAAAACTCATTTCCGCCCTCTTCTTACGCACCTATTTTCCAGTACTTGATTGGCAAGAATTTCCTCAAACTTGGCCAACAAGTTCACGCTCACTTGGCCGTTCGAGGGATTTATCCCAATGGATTAGTCGCAGCGAAAATGGTCGCTATGTATGCCAGCTCCGGTGAAATCGACTCCGCCTCACATATTTTCGATAATGCCACTGAACCCTCTTCGCTTCTGTATAATGCCATGATTCGAGCACTTACCCTTTATGGGATTACTGATAGAACAATACAGCTTTACTTCCAAATGCATTCTTTGGGTTTGCGTGGTGACAATTTTACTTATCCTTTTGTGTTCAAGTCATGTGCCGACTTGTGTGATATTTGGTTGGGGAAATGTGTTCATGGCTCAATATTGAGATGTGGGTTGGTGTTTGATATCTATGTAGGCACTTCTTTGATTGATATGTACGTTAAGTGTGGTGATTTGATTGAGGCTCGCAAACAGTTTGATGAAATGCCCGTGAGAGATGTGTCGTCTTGGAATGCATTAATTGCTGGGTATATGAAGGATGGGTTATTCAAATACGCTGAGGAGTTGTTTGAGAAAATGCCAACTCGGAATATAGTGTCGTGGACAGCAATGATTTCTGGATATGCTCAGAATGGTTTAGCTGATAAGTCGTTGCGATTGTTTGATAAGATGTTGGATCGTGACTCGGAGGTGAGGCCTAATTGGGTGACGATTATGAGTGTCTTACCTGCATGTGCGCACTCTGCTGAACTAGAACGTGGGAGGAAGATACATAGTTTTGCTAGAGAGACCGGATTGGAGAAGAATCCTTCGGTGCAAACAGCTCTTATAGCCATGTATGCGAAATGTGGCAGTCTGGTTGATGCTCGTTTGTGTTTCGATCAGATGAACCCGAAGGAGAAGAAGTTGGTTGCTTGGAATACAATGGTTACTGCTTACGCATCCCATGGTTGTGGGCAGGAAGCTGTTTCAACGTTTGAGGATATGATACGAGCTGGTGTACAGCCTGATGGGATTACATTTACAGGCTTGTTATCAGGTTGCAGCCACTCGGGTCTTGTGGATGTTGGACTAAGATATTTTGATTGTATGAGTTCCGTTTACTTTGTGGAGCCGGGACACGATCATTATGCTTGTGTGGTTGATCTACTTGGTCGTGCTGGACGATTGGTGGATGCATATAACCTCATTTCTCAAATGCCAATGGCAGCAGGACCAAGCATTTGGGGTTCGTTATTAGCTGCTGGTCGAAGCCATCGCAACTTAGAAATTGCAGAATTAGCAGCTAAAAAGTTATTTATCTTGGAACCAGACAACAGTGGGAATTATGTGGTGCTCTCAAATATGTATGCAGAAGCTGGGATGTGGGAGGAAGTGAACTACTTGAGGATCCAACTGAAATCACAACGTATTATGAAGAATCCTGGATGTAGTTGGATTGAATTTGAAGGAAAGGCCCATTTATTCCTTGGAGGAGATACATCTCATCCACAGGCAGAACAAATATACATGTTTTTAGAGGCACTGCCTGCCAAGATAAGAGCGGCTGGTTACATTCCAGATACTACTTTTGCTTTGCATGATGTGAGTGAAGAGGAGAAAGAGCAAAATCTGAGTAGTCACAGTGAGAGGCTGGCCATTGCCTTTGGCATTCTTAATACAAGCCCAGATACAGTTCTCCGAGTGACAAAGAATCTTAGAATCTGTGGAGACTGTCATACTGTTATAAAACTTATCTCGAAAATATATGAAAGAGAGATCATTGTAAGGGATGTGAATCGGTTTCATCATTTCAAAGATGGATCCTGTTCCTGCAGGGACTACTGGTGA